A part of Aegilops tauschii subsp. strangulata cultivar AL8/78 chromosome 2, Aet v6.0, whole genome shotgun sequence genomic DNA contains:
- the LOC109764147 gene encoding cationic amino acid transporter 8, vacuolar: MAAGEPPQQGRRYWRWSKADFFPEPSFQSWRAYGGALAATAPRLRDRVAARSSEAVEAGTLLAESENPLRRCLSWVDLAFLGFGSVVGSGVFVLTGQEARFDAGPAIPLAYAAAGFSALLSSFCYAELATEIPSAGGSFSYLRVELGDMAAFLAAGNILLEAVVGAAGLGRSWTSYLAALFGLDTDALRIHVPALAEGFNLLDPIAVVVLICTSALAMSGARLTSTINSLASVIGIVIIAFVIGAGFSHFHSSNLVEPTFFPFGAAGVFRAAAVVYWSYTGFDMVATMAEETKNPGRDVPLGLLSSMSAITVVYCAMSLALVGMQRYSEIDPNAAYSVAFAATGLKWARYVVALGALKGMTSGLLVGALGQARYTTQIARTHMIPPYFALVHPRTGTPVYATMAVTLGAACVALFSSLDVLASVSSISTLFIFALVAVALLVRRYYVAGRTPAKQLRTFLAFLALVVLSSIGLSAYYNSRYARRWPGYAVFGVGWAAGAAGLALAAKQQRQPKVYGVPLMPWLPAMSVATNLFLMGSLGSMAYLRFGICTVAMLVYYVFFGVHATYDVAHSATAADVVAENVEQGKIVPGSTLPA, from the coding sequence ATGGCGGCTGGGGAGCCGCCGCAGCAGGGCCGGAGGTACTGGCGGTGGAGCAAGGCCGATTTTTTCCCGGAGCCGTCGTTCCAGAGCTGGCGCGCGTACGGCGGCGCGCTCGCGGCCACCGCTCCGCGCCTGCGCGACCGCGTGGCCGCCCGATCGTCCGAGGCCGTAGAGGCGGGGACGCTGCTCGCGGAGAGCGAGAACCCGCTGCGCCGCTGCCTCTCCTGGGTCGACCTCGCCTTCCTCGGCTTCGGCTCCGTCGTCGGCTCCGGCGTCTTCGTGCTCACCGGCCAGGAGGCGCGCTTCGACGCCGGCCCCGCCATCCCGCTCGCCTACGCCGCCGCGGGCTTCTCCGCTCTGCTCTCGTCCTTCTGCTACGCGGAGCTCGCCACCGAGATCCCATCTGCCGGGGGGTCCTTCTCGTACCTGCGGGTCGAGCTCGGCGACATGGCGGCGTTCCTCGCCGCCGGGAACATACTGCTTGAGGCCGTCGTGGGGGCGGCCGGCCTCGGGCGCTCCTGGACGTCCTACCTCGCCGCGCTCTTCGGGCTCGACACCGACGCGCTCCGCATCCACGTCCCGGCGCTCGCTGAAGGCTTCAATCTGCTCGATCCCATCGCCGTCGTCGTCCTCATCTGCACCTCCGCCCTGGCCATGTCCGGCGCGCGCCTCACCTCCACCATCAACTCGCTGGCGTCCGTGATCGGCATCGTCATAATCGCCTTCGTCATCGGCGCGGGCTTCTCGCACTTCCACTCCAGCAACCTCGTCGAGCCGACCTTCTTCCCCTTCGGGGCCGCCGGCGTGTTCCGCGCGGCGGCGGTGGTGTACTGGTCCTACACGGGCTTCGACATGGTGGCCACCATGGCGGAGGAGACCAAGAACCCCGGCCGGGACGTGCCGCTCGGCCTCCTGTCGTCCATGTCGGCCATCACCGTGGTGTACTGCGCCATGTCCCTGGCGCTGGTCGGCATGCAGCGGTACAGCGAGATCGACCCCAACGCCGCCTACTCGGTGGCGTTCGCCGCGACCGGGCTCAAGTGGGCGCGCTACGTCGTGGCGCTCGGCGCGCTCAAGGGCATGACGAGCGGCCTCCTGGTGGGCGCGCTGGGGCAGGCGCGCTACACCACGCAGATCGCTCGTACGCACATGATCCCGCCATACTTCGCGCTCGTGCACCCCAGGACCGGCACGCCCGTGTACGCCACCATGGCCGTCACGCTCGGCGCCGCCTGCGTCGCGCTCTTCTCCAGCCTGGACGTGCTCGCCTCCGTCTCCTCCATCAGCACGCTCTTCATCTTCGCGCTGGTCGCCGTCGCGCTGCTCGTCCGCCGCTACTACGTCGCCGGGAGGACCCCGGCCAAGCAGCTGCGCACCTTCCTCGCCTTCCTGGCGCTGGTGGTCCTGTCGTCCATCGGCCTCTCGGCGTACTACAACTCGCGCTACGCCAGGCGGTGGCCGGGGTACGCGGTGTTCGGCGTGGGGTGGGCGGCCGGCGCGGCGGGGCTGGCGCTGGCAGCGAAGCAGCAGCGGCAGCCCAAGGTGTACGGCGTGCCGCTCATGCCGTGGCTGCCGGCCATGTCCGTGGCCACCAACCTGTTCCTGATGGGCTCGCTCGGGTCCATGGCCTACCTGCGCTTCGGCATCTGCACGGTGGCAATGCTCGTGTACTACGTGTTCTTCGGCGTGCACGCGACGTACGACGTGGCGCACTCTGCGACGGCGGCCGACGTCGTGGCCGAGAATGTCGAGCAGGGGAAGATTGTGCCAGGGTCCACGCTGCCGGCATGA